A stretch of the Theileria equi strain WA chromosome 1, complete sequence genome encodes the following:
- a CDS encoding hypothetical protein (encoded by transcript BEWA_028710A), with amino-acid sequence MTSGGKPERIVPNYRIKRILALDDEAPKVNKAAVTALAKAVRKCPKGESPGNCKDDGVIYAEKGNLLEPATDYRYVTHGKPFGPVITDLYYGEHELQINNGGGPTSLSTKRPDAWEVTTYYSFTHDGGEEINKPLVLRLQDYKGEHWYYNADGDANDRKEDEGPKEPNTRWKKIDNTREFPSSDTESVSLQFKNELDRLACKLHDLHSVDIYENGGIHGKYSCPCKNINVDIEKSLNKDGINGYICYTHRYDPSITRARYRSTLLTWRTDEGAKYEAFSLSDKTLNLSVFYWDKDEDHRKPLLMQVYVGSMEAGLFGKAPRDVSKEEGEYPNPYCKAYNHDGCPQNVKVTDYNGYKPSGYTALRHIYGTDGTFTITGFTGEPKIYEKEFPIWNVKELIVFFPKRDKEPPGATNAPFLVYVSSDGGRTKKWYTGKGHRLYRNRDGNSWEVEKDGLQEIIKRLEQQLAEEIPKIGEPTAITEKTLEHADLSDQVPDTESETKILLQGSPVAQMAGNVSPVVGHTLTALSGSRGTALSGEEGGSAQPAVTTDPSLTTTTTEAEAVTQAHSNSVSTPGTSPPQNHSNTDSFWTIEKIIPTVLTGVGTSALACFTGWKLYNRYKGDPWVRHMRFYG; translated from the exons ATGACAAGCGGTGGCAAACCTGAACGTATAGTCCCAAACTATCGGATAAAGAGGATTTTGGCTCTCGATGACGAAGCTCCAAAGGTTAACAAAGCCGCCGTTACGGCTCTAGCCAAGGCTGTg AGGAAGTGTCCAAAAGGAGAGAGTCCGGGTAATTGCAAAGATGATGGAGTTATATATGCAGAAAAGGGAAACCTTCTAGAGCCTGCTACAGATTATAGGTATGTCACCCACGGAAAACCTTTTGGACCGGTAATAACAGATCTTTACTACGGTGAACATGAACTTCAGATAAACAATGGTGGAGGACCCACTTCATTGTCTACTAAACGCCCCGATGCATGGGAAGTAACAACTTACTACTCTTTTACACATGATGGTGGTGAGGAAATAAATAAACCTCTCGTCCTCAGGCTTCAGGATTATAAAGGAGAACATTGGTATTATAATGCGGACGGAGATGCCAATGATCgtaaagaagatgaaggaCCTAAAGAACCAAATACtagatggaagaagattgaTAATACTAGGGAATTTCCTAGCAGTGACACAGAATCTGTTAGTCTTCAGTTCAAGAATGAACTAGATAGGCTTGCATGTAAACTCCACGATCTCCATTCTGTTGACATTTATGAGAATGGCGGTATCCATGGAAAATACTCTTGTCCGTGCAAAAATATTAATGTGGACATAGAGAAATCTCTTAATAAGGATGGAATAAATGGATACATTTGTTACACTCACAGGTATGACCCAAGTATAACAAGGGCTAGATATAGGAGTACTCTTCTTACATGGAGAACTGATGAAGGTGCTAAATATGAAGCATTTTCACTCAGTGACAAAACCCTTAATCTCTCTGTTTTCTATTGggataaagatgaagatcATAGGAAACCCCTACTTATGCAAGTATATGTTGGAAGTATGGAAGCTGGTCTCTTTGGTAAGGCACCA AGAGATGTTTCCAAGGAAGAGGGTGAATATCCTAATCCATACTGTAAAGCCTACAATCATGATGGTTGTCCTCAGAATGTTAAAGTTACTGATTACAATGGTTATAAGCCATCTGGATATACTGCTCTTCGGCACATCTACGGTACCGATGGCACATTCACTATAACTGGTTTCACCGGGGAACCTAAAATATACGAGAAAGAGTTTCCAATATGGAATGTTAAGGAACTAATagtattttttccaaagcGTGATAAAGAGCCCCCTGGAGCTACCAACGCGCCTTTCCTTGTCTATGTTAGCAGTGATGGCGGAAGGACTAAGAAGTGGTACACTGGGAAAGGTCATAGATTGTATAGGAATAGGGATGGAAATAGCTGGGAAGTGGAGAAAGATGGGCTACAGG AGATTATTAAACGACTAGAACAACAACTTGCTGAAGAAATCCCTAAGATAGGTGAACCAACTGCCATTACAGAAAAAACTCTTGAACATGCTGATTTATCTGACCaagttcctgatacagagtctgagactaagattctcctacagGGCAGTCCAGtggctcaaatggctgGAAACGTTTCTCCTGTAGTAGGTCATACTCTTACAGCACTAAGTGGTTCTAGAGGTACTGCTCTTTCTGGAGAAGAAGGTGGTTCTGCTCAACCTGCTGTTACTACTGATCCTTCTcttactactactactactgaagCTGAAGCTGTTACTCAAGCCCATTCTAATTCTGTCTCTACTCCTGGAACTTCGCCTCCTCAAAACCATTCTAACACTGACTCTTTTTGGACTATTGAAAAGATTATCCCTACGGTATTAACTGGAGTtggtacttctgccttggcttgtttcactggatggaaactatataatcgctataaaggagacccttgggttagacatATGAGATTCTATGGATGA